A region of Phocoena phocoena chromosome 17, mPhoPho1.1, whole genome shotgun sequence DNA encodes the following proteins:
- the LOC136137352 gene encoding DPEP2 neighbor protein-like gives MCDRVVYVYSHLCSVPWVGSAAAAVAPASRPTPGHYHVLYRGCGETQLGWHGETYCLVGGYRLYGDVPLATPAKVEAEKPVPRRAPKRKHSPEMPGKDLGCSRPKIRQL, from the exons ATGTGTGACCGGGTAGTGTACGTGTACTCTCACCTGTGCTCTGTTCCCTGGGTGGGCAGTGCAGCAG CAGCAGTGGCTCCCGCTTCTCGTCCTACACCTGGTCACTACCATGTCCTGTACCGCGGGTGTGGAGAAACGCAGTTGGGCTGGCATGGGGAGACATACTGCCTGGTTGGTGGCTACCGGCTCTACGGGGATGTTCCTTTGGCCACGCCAGCTAAG GTGGAAGCAGAGAAGCCAGTCCCCAGACGTGCTCCGAAGAGAAAGCACTCTCCGGAAATGCCGGGCAAAGACCTGGGTTGCTCCAGACCCAAAATCCGGCAATTGTAG